From a single Rosa rugosa chromosome 7, drRosRugo1.1, whole genome shotgun sequence genomic region:
- the LOC133722122 gene encoding uncharacterized protein LOC133722122, with protein MKASVKFREDQKPLLRAKVPLSILGLPFQSGIVAGESKELTLNLGTFFESGPSVRVAYRPNDTWNPFSVVVKTGTGSFGSPFHSSMLMSAEFNLLGRGSNPSFMLHFKPQFGDFSVKKSSQSSALDKMLGSQDGVVSGENPSIKVVEAPAVDGLFPGKKITVLPFEKAASGAMSGLFSGMEVSARTSMPVRNRAVVSLRWGVRVPAELKSGDYRTAGIAFQKIPFLVMNKIGIEHVDGGDSKGSSNTNAGPGLTFPGNVEVAEACFTVKRQLEALQSENGLLRKAVEDLRQEIAGGSFNSGKYRGMERSSGNCDKKSQEGDVSEELKKALMGA; from the coding sequence ATGAAAGCTTCAGTCAAATTCCGGGAGGACCAGAAGCCATTGCTGCGGGCCAAAGTGCCCCTCAGCATCTTGGGCTTGCCGTTCCAATCGGGAATCGTCGCCGGCGAGTCCAAGGAGCTCACTCTCAACCTCGGCACCTTCTTCGAATCCGGGCCGTCGGTTCGGGTCGCCTACCGCCCCAACGACACGTGGAACCCCTTCTCCGTCGTCGTCAAGACCGGCACCGGCTCCTTCGGCTCTCCGTTCCACAGCTCCATGCTGATGAGCGCCGAATTCAATCTGCTCGGCCGCGGAAGCAACCCTAGCTTCATGCTCCACTTCAAGCCTCAGTTTGGGGACTTCTCCGTCAAGAAGTCGTCGCAGTCCTCCGCCCTGGATAAGATGCTGGGCTCCCAAGACGGCGTCGTTTCCGGGGAGAATCCGTCGATCAAGGTCGTGGAGGCGCCGGCCGTGGACGGATTGTTTCCCGGGAAGAAGATTACGGTTTTGCCCTTCGAGAAAGCTGCCTCCGGTGCCATGTCCGGTCTGTTCTCCGGGATGGAGGTGTCGGCGAGGACGTCGATGCCGGTGAGAAACCGGGCCGTGGTGAGCTTGCGGTGGGGAGTGAGGGTTCCGGCGGAGCTGAAGAGCGGGGATTATCGGACGGCGGGGATTGCGTTTCAGAAAATCCCGTTCCTGGTGATGAACAAGATCGGGATCGAGCACGTGGACGGTGGGGATTCGAAGGGAAGCAGCAACACAAATGCCGGTCCGGGGTTGACGTTTCCGGGAAATGTGGAGGTGGCGGAGGCTTGTTTTACTGTGAAGCGTCAGTTGGAGGCTTTACAGAGCGAGAATGGGTTGCTGAGAAAAGCTGTGGAGGATCTGCGGCAAGAAATCGCCGGAGGGAGTTTCAATTCGGGGAAGTACCGTGGAATGGAGAGGAGTAGTGGGAATTGTGACAAGAAATCGCAAGAGGGAGATGTGAGTGAGGAGTTGAAGAAGGCTCTAATGGGTGCTTGA